The following nucleotide sequence is from Solidesulfovibrio carbinolicus.
CTCCTGGGCACTCAGTTTCGGGAAACGTGCGACGGTCCTTGAACCGAAACAGGTTCGGGAGAGGATCAAGAGCGAACTGAGCGTCATGATCAACGCCTATTGATTTACCTCACGAAGTCCCTGACCCTAATTTCCTTTGACGGCTTGGTCCCCTTTGCCGTTGGCATCACTGTGTGTCCAGTCCTGCGCAACCAGCAGATTTCGCAGGTTTGAATGCCTGGATATCACCTTCGTGACGCAGTCCCTGATCAACTTGCTACCGCCAATGACCATTGCCTGTTTTTTGGCCCGCGTGATGGCGGTATAAAGCAGTTCTCGCGTCAAGACAGGACTCTCCCGGTCCGGCAACAGGAAATAGACCACATCAAACTCCGATCCCTGGGACTTGTGGACCGTCATGGCGTAAACTTCCTCCACAGCTGTCAAGCGTGTCGGAGAGAAGTGCCTCCAGCCGCCGTGGGTTCCGGGAAACCATACTCGCAGGGATCCCGTCTCGTCCTCGAGGGCCACGCCCATATCGCCGTTGAAGAGACCCAGCGATGGGTCGTTGCGCGTGATCAGAACCGGCTTGCCCGGATGCCAGAATCCCGAGCGCACTATGGCTCCCCGTTCCCTGAGCAAGCCATCGATGTGTCGGTTCAGACCTTCTACGCCATAGGCCCCCTGCCGCAGTGGCGTCAGCAACCGCAGACTACCCCAGGCCCTGAAGGCCTCATCCGGCGAGTGTGCATTCAGGGCCGCCGTATATCCATGGATGAGCGGTTCGAGGGCGGTCCAGACTTCCTCATTCGTTTTCGGTTGCACCCAGGTCAGGTCTATATGTGGCTCAGCCAGGACGGCGAGCGTCGCATCCGCATCCCCCGTTCGCACGGCTCGACTGACGGCTGCGATGCCGCTCGTGTCATCGAAACGCCATGTCCGGTTTAGGTGGACCACGGCGTCGGCGAGGGGGGGCGTTGGTTCCGGTGCCGACGGCAGGTCCTGGGCCTTTGGGAAAACCCTTGCCAGGGACTCCCGGAATTTTCCTGAAAACCCTGTGACCCAGCCGTCGCCGCAGATGTCTGCCAGGGCCGCTCCGGCTTCCACCGAGGCCAATTGATCGCGATCGCCGAGCAGGATGAGTCGCGCCTCATTGGGGAGCGCGCGAAC
It contains:
- the recD gene encoding exodeoxyribonuclease V subunit alpha, producing MLRTESPAVTKLREMPMFEPMDLHFANCLCHLGDCHADDLALAAALTSRGTGLGHICIDLSLPLETIFPEISFPLPDATRLLSALSGLPCLGGPEDFTPLVLDGTRLYLRRYHQYERDLAEGLLKLATKPAATDEHAAREALRRLFPDGASELDMQMASTFSACRSHLAVITGGPGTGKTFTAARIVAMLQDLEGIPGHRIALAAPTGKAAARLYESLRQAFAIPALTARANDLPTEATTLHRLLGLRPNSPKTRHDRDNPLPYSLVFVDEASMASLPVMAKLVRALPNEARLILLGDRDQLASVEAGAALADICGDGWVTGFSGKFRESLARVFPKAQDLPSAPEPTPPLADAVVHLNRTWRFDDTSGIAAVSRAVRTGDADATLAVLAEPHIDLTWVQPKTNEEVWTALEPLIHGYTAALNAHSPDEAFRAWGSLRLLTPLRQGAYGVEGLNRHIDGLLRERGAIVRSGFWHPGKPVLITRNDPSLGLFNGDMGVALEDETGSLRVWFPGTHGGWRHFSPTRLTAVEEVYAMTVHKSQGSEFDVVYFLLPDRESPVLTRELLYTAITRAKKQAMVIGGSKLIRDCVTKVISRHSNLRNLLVAQDWTHSDANGKGDQAVKGN